GGGCGACGCGCCGACGGGTCTGCTTGAAGCGCGCCGCGTGGTGCGCTCCTTCGGCAGGACTCCAGCGCTGCGCGGCGCGGACCTGTCCGTCGCCGCAGGGGAGGTCGTGGCGGTGACCGGTCCGAGCGGCTCCGGCCAATCCACCCTGCTGCACTGCCTGGCCGGCATCTACCAGCCGGACCAGGGCGAGGTGTGGTTCGGCGGGCGCCGGCTCGACACGCTCCCCGACGCCGAACGCACCCGGCTGCGCCGGACGGAGTTCGGTTTTGTTTTTCAGTTCGGCCAACTCGTGCCCGAGCTGACCGCCGCGGACAACATCGCTCTGCCGCTGCTGTTCAACAAGGTGCCGCGCAAGGCGGCCTACCGGCGAGCCGCCGCCTGGCTCGACCGGCTGGAGCTCGGCGGCCTGGCCGACCGGCGCACCGGGGAGGTCTCCGGCGGCCAGGCCCAGCGGGTGGCCGTCGCCCGCGCCCTGGCGATCGAGCCGCGGGTGCTGTTCGCGGACGAACCGACCGGTTCGCTCGACTCGGCCACCGGCGAGGTGGTCATGGGCGTGATGCTGGATCTGGCCCGGGCCGAGGGGACTGCGGTGGTCCTGGTCACGCACGACCCGCGGGTGGCCGGTTACGCCGACCGCCAGGTCGAGGTGCGCGACGGCGAGGTCGGCGAGGCGATGGCCGAAGGAGTCGGACGATGACCGCGATACTCCGCCTGGGTCTGCGCTTGACCCTCGACGCCGGCCGCGAAGCGCTGGTGCGGCTCGTGGTGGTGGCGGCCGCCGTAGCCGTCGGCGTGACCGTGCTGCTGTGCGTCGCGGCCGACTTCCACGCGTACTCGACCACCACCGGCCGCGCGTGCTGGGAGTGCACGACCGGCACCAGCCCGTCCAAGGTCTCGCCCGACGGATCGGCCGAGCTGTGGAACTACAGCACGGATGACTATCAGGGCCGCACCATCGAGCGGCTGGACGTGGCTGTGCTCGGCGCCGGCGCTCCGGTGCTGCCCGGGCTGACCCGGATGCCCTCGGCCGGCCAGTACTACGCCTCACCCGCCATGCGACGGCTGCTCGATTCGGTGCCCGCGCAAGAGCTCGGCAACCGCTACCCCGGCACCTTCGCCGGCCTGATCGGCGACGCGGCGCTCTCCAGCCCCGACGAACTGGTCGTGGTGGTCGGGGAGCCGCAGCCCACGATAGGCGCGCAGGACTCCACCACGGCGGTCACCGCGATCGCGCACGGCAGTTCGGTGAACGTCACTGCCTTCGGCTACCGTTTCGGCTTCGGCCTGGTCGCCCTCGCGCTGTTCGTGCCGCTGTTGGTGCTGATCGGCGTGGCGACCCGGCTGGCCGCCGCCCGGCGCGAGACCCGGTACGCCGCGATGCGGCTGGTCGGCGCGACCAACGGGCAGATCGGCGTGATCGCGTCGATGGAGACCTTCGCCGGCGCCATGGCCGG
This genomic window from Actinospica robiniae DSM 44927 contains:
- a CDS encoding ABC transporter ATP-binding protein — translated: MSTHTDMPVRGDAPTGLLEARRVVRSFGRTPALRGADLSVAAGEVVAVTGPSGSGQSTLLHCLAGIYQPDQGEVWFGGRRLDTLPDAERTRLRRTEFGFVFQFGQLVPELTAADNIALPLLFNKVPRKAAYRRAAAWLDRLELGGLADRRTGEVSGGQAQRVAVARALAIEPRVLFADEPTGSLDSATGEVVMGVMLDLARAEGTAVVLVTHDPRVAGYADRQVEVRDGEVGEAMAEGVGR